The following proteins come from a genomic window of Legionella cherrii:
- a CDS encoding ankyrin repeat domain-containing protein codes for MRYYFNNSRNYIDTREKLSAEQLDQLREIMSFFPYKDKENWPEKFMSFQPEKYSSKLVYLAANAFDHHGYTMLGLACEYGKDIGVVQKLIDLGAHLDAPDHHMKKTPLHRAIDNQLSASNRDSLPAAAVVQCLLQNRVNTQNTSFQKPILFARAQHFEAAEKLIGEHIQYCREYEKFRRLLLSGNTHGLKKMVQGSVTLPFSITKFKGWSLIFNAIQGSYTHQNTLSNLELLKKHHVDFNSTFYLKTYLGVPVYCSVNPIAYLLLRGGDSRLIDALIKHGADPDHPSVAVIKKIIELNPQHKNFDYPVKNNKNPYDVNSRKMLALFESKMMNHDQESSHTKKSDANLSRKLGFFERSADLTEDISPDEMLASAFGLGSFTAKK; via the coding sequence ATGCGTTATTATTTTAATAATTCAAGAAATTATATCGACACTCGCGAGAAACTTTCCGCAGAACAACTCGATCAACTGAGGGAAATTATGTCTTTTTTTCCTTACAAAGATAAGGAAAATTGGCCAGAAAAATTTATGTCATTTCAACCTGAAAAATACTCTTCTAAACTAGTTTATCTGGCTGCTAATGCTTTTGATCACCATGGCTATACCATGCTAGGTTTGGCCTGTGAATATGGCAAAGATATTGGGGTAGTCCAAAAACTGATTGATTTGGGTGCCCATTTGGATGCACCGGATCACCATATGAAAAAAACACCATTGCACCGCGCTATAGATAATCAACTGTCCGCTTCTAACCGTGATTCTTTGCCGGCAGCAGCTGTTGTTCAATGCCTACTCCAAAATAGAGTAAATACTCAAAATACCAGCTTCCAAAAACCTATTCTTTTTGCTCGAGCCCAACATTTTGAAGCAGCAGAAAAACTCATAGGAGAACACATACAATATTGTAGAGAATATGAAAAATTTCGAAGGTTATTGCTTTCAGGAAATACGCATGGTCTAAAAAAAATGGTACAAGGATCAGTAACTTTGCCCTTTTCAATTACAAAATTCAAAGGTTGGTCGCTTATTTTTAATGCCATCCAGGGAAGTTATACTCATCAAAATACCTTGAGTAATCTGGAACTACTAAAAAAGCATCATGTTGATTTCAACAGTACCTTTTACCTTAAAACTTACTTAGGTGTCCCAGTGTATTGCTCGGTTAACCCTATTGCTTATTTATTATTACGTGGCGGTGATTCAAGACTCATCGACGCCTTAATTAAGCATGGAGCTGATCCGGACCATCCTTCAGTAGCGGTAATTAAGAAAATTATTGAGCTCAATCCTCAGCATAAGAACTTTGATTATCCTGTAAAAAATAATAAGAACCCCTATGATGTCAACTCCAGAAAAATGCTCGCATTATTTGAGTCAAAAATGATGAACCACGATCAAGAAAGTAGCCATACTAAAAAATCTGATGCAAATCTCTCACGTAAACTGGGATTTTTTGAAAGAAGCGCTGATCTAACCGAAGATATAAGTCCTGATGAAATGCTAGCAAGTGCATTTGGTCTAGGATCATTCACTGCAAAAAAATGA
- a CDS encoding serine/threonine-protein kinase, with product MRAKSELENNTNPADESVIIINPTQLSQEQIPFLIDFLEGDDNPEVFLKDTVYTHESIRFKLTHELNWRLGKDGISECFEVMRDGQAASGKFGRIDLIEGKLVFNERGLEFIPISLKPHKERVRKFILFKQEKEEAIWRKSINEEYKRTKQAGHLKVRKPVFFRDHDGSLGAYFIIKKAPGITLHDLLYGTPQEPLDTATRKAISLAILDAYIEQVKRRGLVHNDISLRNIMVDLSNPKQPIVTFIDFAFAKKIKVNDSGSLIRGTPVYMAPERFEGDGSSTASDVFALGHILAEIWGEQRMIPNPKLGIKGVYLESKKGLFDSDLIHLEECELSENEKESIMYVLLPTLAPKPELRPSPEEIKEVFTRDYEYLEELVDVHSKNSLP from the coding sequence ATGAGAGCAAAATCGGAACTTGAAAACAATACCAATCCAGCTGATGAGTCAGTGATAATCATTAATCCTACTCAGTTGAGTCAAGAGCAGATCCCCTTCCTAATCGATTTTTTGGAGGGTGATGATAATCCCGAAGTGTTTTTAAAAGATACGGTTTATACACATGAGTCCATCCGATTTAAATTAACCCATGAACTGAATTGGCGCTTGGGAAAAGACGGCATCAGTGAATGTTTTGAGGTAATGAGAGACGGCCAAGCAGCCAGCGGAAAATTTGGACGTATTGACCTTATCGAAGGGAAGTTGGTTTTTAACGAAAGGGGGCTTGAATTTATACCCATATCTTTAAAACCACATAAAGAGAGAGTGAGAAAATTCATTTTATTTAAACAAGAGAAAGAAGAAGCAATATGGCGTAAAAGCATTAACGAAGAATATAAACGAACCAAACAAGCGGGTCATTTAAAAGTAAGAAAACCTGTCTTTTTTAGAGATCATGATGGATCACTTGGTGCGTATTTTATCATTAAAAAAGCCCCTGGGATTACTTTACATGATCTTTTGTATGGGACGCCGCAAGAACCACTGGACACGGCTACCCGAAAAGCAATTTCCCTTGCCATTCTCGATGCATATATAGAACAAGTAAAAAGGAGAGGTTTAGTGCACAATGATATTTCTCTTAGAAATATAATGGTGGATCTTTCTAACCCCAAGCAGCCAATTGTTACTTTTATAGATTTCGCTTTTGCCAAGAAAATAAAGGTTAACGATTCTGGTTCTTTAATAAGGGGTACTCCAGTGTATATGGCTCCCGAGCGATTCGAGGGAGATGGGAGCAGTACAGCAAGCGATGTGTTTGCTTTAGGACATATTCTCGCTGAGATTTGGGGAGAACAAAGAATGATCCCTAATCCTAAATTAGGCATCAAAGGGGTTTACCTTGAAAGCAAAAAGGGTTTATTTGACAGCGATCTTATCCACCTTGAGGAGTGCGAACTCAGTGAGAACGAAAAAGAGAGTATAATGTATGTGTTACTCCCAACGTTAGCTCCGAAACCTGAACTTCGGCCTAGTCCTGAGGAAATAAAAGAAGTTTTTACAAGGGATTATGAGTATCTTGAGGAACTAGTAGACGTTCATTCCAAAAATTCGCTACCCTGA
- a CDS encoding MFS transporter → MNKKIIAAASLGTLLEMYDYAIYGFMAPILASLFFPIANQHVALIATFAIFAAGFLIRPLAAYWLGNLGDSIGRKKTLTLTLLVMTFSSSFIGLLPTYKTAGIIAPILLTICRLAQGVSVAGEMTLASIYIYENVSMRHKGFAVSFVTLGSICGLLLAIIISKITLSFFSKQELLYLWRFPFLMGIFVGFAGVYLRSKTREVTNFSKVMTKRQHHPLISAWHYRQKAIIAIFLLAIFCNASFYTLFVYMPSYLQQRGLAITVAMDVIMVAMICYSIGLLLSGFISDTLGRQFPLAVSLIATVFASLLINYLINAGTLIQITLACSALAMIISLFIGSVFTASLELLPLEERAIGFTLFFNLSNSLFGGTAPLIILLLSYIFINFAFSIYLIAMALLTLPALWLMQEKKPA, encoded by the coding sequence ATGAATAAAAAAATTATTGCTGCAGCATCCTTAGGCACTCTGCTTGAAATGTATGATTACGCAATTTATGGGTTTATGGCGCCAATTTTAGCGTCTCTTTTTTTTCCTATTGCCAATCAACACGTTGCGTTAATTGCAACATTTGCTATTTTTGCAGCAGGCTTTTTAATTCGACCATTGGCCGCCTACTGGTTAGGGAATCTAGGTGACTCTATTGGTCGGAAAAAAACATTGACGCTCACTCTCTTAGTCATGACGTTTTCATCAAGCTTTATTGGTTTATTACCTACGTATAAAACCGCAGGCATTATCGCCCCCATATTGCTAACTATCTGTCGATTAGCCCAAGGAGTTTCCGTAGCCGGGGAAATGACCTTAGCAAGTATTTACATCTATGAAAATGTCAGTATGCGTCATAAAGGGTTCGCCGTTAGCTTTGTCACTCTGGGTTCTATTTGTGGGTTGTTACTGGCAATCATCATCAGCAAAATAACCTTGTCATTTTTTTCCAAACAGGAACTCCTTTACCTTTGGCGTTTCCCTTTTTTAATGGGAATATTCGTTGGTTTTGCTGGAGTTTATTTGCGAAGTAAGACCAGAGAAGTGACCAATTTTTCAAAAGTAATGACCAAAAGACAACATCATCCATTAATAAGTGCCTGGCATTATCGGCAAAAAGCAATTATTGCTATTTTTCTTCTAGCAATTTTTTGCAATGCCAGTTTTTATACTCTTTTTGTTTATATGCCATCGTATTTACAACAACGCGGATTAGCAATAACCGTAGCGATGGATGTAATTATGGTGGCAATGATTTGTTACAGCATAGGCTTACTTCTCTCAGGATTTATCTCGGATACTCTAGGAAGACAATTCCCGTTAGCAGTCAGTTTGATTGCAACTGTTTTTGCCAGTCTCCTGATCAATTATTTAATTAATGCAGGAACCTTAATACAGATTACTTTGGCTTGCAGTGCTTTGGCGATGATTATCTCTCTTTTTATTGGCAGTGTATTTACCGCGAGTCTTGAACTATTACCACTAGAAGAACGAGCCATTGGTTTTACTTTATTTTTTAACCTAAGCAATTCTTTATTTGGCGGTACAGCGCCGCTGATTATTTTACTCTTAAGTTATATTTTCATAAATTTTGCCTTTTCCATTTATTTGATCGCGATGGCTTTGTTGACTCTTCCGGCCCTATGGTTAATGCAAGAGAAAAAACCAGCATAG
- a CDS encoding pyridoxal phosphate-dependent aminotransferase produces MLKTSQVSETLRQSGIRAASTECEKIGGINLGQGICDLPTPEVIKQAAIRAIEQEKNVYSACEGVFNLRHAIAHKIQTFNKIPVQAETEVLVTHGSTGAFICATISLFNPGDEVILFEPFYGYHKNILELYQVQVKAVPINLHDLSVQMEDLEQAITPKTRAIIICTPCNPCGKVFSEQELLAIGDIAEHYDLAVITDEIYEYITYPGYKHVSFASLKNFKERTITISGCSKTYNMTGWRLGYASGPAHVIAKMALVQDLVYVCPATPLQHAAIDAFKLQDSYYQKMCQTYLEKRDHTVRELREIGFDVTVPQGAYYIMADFSRMGFKDDATMTRVLLDQAKVAVVPGRSFYLNPDKGKHVLRFCYALSMEKVAQGVKQIKDGLVSCVS; encoded by the coding sequence ATGCTGAAAACGAGTCAAGTGAGTGAAACTTTGCGGCAATCTGGTATTCGTGCGGCAAGCACGGAGTGTGAAAAAATTGGCGGCATTAATTTAGGCCAGGGTATTTGTGATTTACCTACTCCTGAGGTCATTAAACAGGCTGCGATACGTGCGATTGAGCAAGAAAAAAATGTGTACTCTGCGTGTGAAGGGGTATTTAATTTACGTCATGCCATTGCTCATAAAATTCAAACTTTTAATAAAATTCCAGTTCAGGCCGAAACAGAAGTTCTGGTAACTCATGGTTCCACCGGTGCTTTTATTTGTGCGACGATTTCTTTGTTTAATCCAGGGGATGAAGTTATTTTGTTTGAACCCTTCTATGGCTACCACAAAAATATTTTAGAGCTGTATCAAGTTCAAGTTAAAGCGGTCCCCATTAATCTGCATGACTTAAGCGTTCAAATGGAGGACCTTGAACAAGCGATTACCCCTAAAACCCGGGCAATTATCATTTGCACGCCATGTAATCCTTGCGGCAAAGTGTTTTCTGAGCAGGAATTATTAGCCATCGGTGACATTGCAGAACACTATGATTTAGCAGTAATCACGGATGAAATTTATGAATATATTACTTATCCTGGCTATAAACATGTGTCTTTTGCTAGTTTGAAAAATTTTAAAGAACGCACGATCACGATTTCAGGATGTTCAAAAACGTATAATATGACGGGATGGCGTTTAGGTTATGCCAGTGGTCCGGCCCATGTCATTGCGAAAATGGCCCTGGTTCAGGACCTAGTATATGTGTGTCCGGCAACCCCCTTACAACATGCGGCGATTGACGCGTTTAAATTACAAGACAGTTATTATCAAAAAATGTGTCAAACCTATTTGGAAAAACGAGATCATACAGTTCGAGAATTACGTGAGATTGGTTTTGATGTGACCGTTCCTCAAGGAGCTTATTATATTATGGCTGATTTTTCCCGCATGGGCTTTAAAGATGATGCGACCATGACGCGCGTATTATTAGATCAAGCCAAAGTTGCCGTGGTTCCTGGACGTTCATTTTATTTAAATCCGGATAAAGGAAAACATGTCTTACGTTTTTGTTATGCGTTGAGTATGGAAAAAGTAGCGCAAGGAGTAAAACAGATTAAGGATGGTTTAGTATCCTGTGTGTCCTAA
- a CDS encoding DUF1003 domain-containing protein, which produces MKQSLKVCSICEKSFPLNRLISGELIRPEISKEIMHLCPDWNDQHFICHEDLAVMRSRYVRHLLTSDKNELTTLKNKVLARLDDKELLSIDMEPHLNQKLSLGDRLADRMANFGGSWKFLISFSIFMAFWLGANSLIYWWQPTDPYPFIFLNLILSCLSAIQAPVIMMSQNRKEAKDRIRAQHDYQINLKAELEIRILHEKIDHLLSYQWEKMMEIEKIQLELLSELRAN; this is translated from the coding sequence ATGAAACAGTCTTTAAAGGTATGTTCGATTTGTGAGAAGTCTTTTCCTCTAAATAGACTGATTTCTGGCGAATTAATTCGCCCAGAGATTAGCAAAGAGATTATGCATCTCTGCCCCGATTGGAATGATCAACACTTCATATGTCATGAAGATCTAGCGGTAATGCGCTCACGCTATGTCCGCCATTTGCTCACATCTGATAAAAATGAACTGACAACCTTAAAGAATAAAGTTCTAGCTCGGCTGGATGACAAAGAATTATTATCTATAGATATGGAGCCTCATCTTAATCAAAAATTATCACTAGGCGATCGCCTTGCAGACCGCATGGCCAACTTTGGTGGCAGCTGGAAGTTTTTAATCTCTTTTTCGATTTTTATGGCATTTTGGCTAGGGGCAAATTCATTGATTTATTGGTGGCAACCTACTGATCCATATCCCTTTATTTTTCTAAATTTAATTCTATCATGCCTTTCTGCAATTCAAGCACCAGTCATTATGATGAGTCAAAATCGAAAAGAGGCAAAAGATCGCATTCGCGCACAACATGATTATCAAATTAATTTGAAAGCGGAACTTGAAATTCGTATCTTGCATGAAAAAATCGATCATCTTTTATCATACCAATGGGAAAAAATGATGGAAATAGAAAAAATACAACTCGAGTTATTATCTGAATTACGCGCAAACTAA